Proteins encoded by one window of Gemmatimonadaceae bacterium:
- a CDS encoding VWA domain-containing protein has product MAGSAAMIAWERPVLLAFSLLVAVLGATAAWLWQRRRAERLAALGSDAALRRLAPSARSAAGLRRAIRLGTAAVLTSIAFAGPRWGTSREVIRTRGGDVVLAMDASLSMLADDERPTRLERMKQEVRRFRAASPGDRVALIAFAGRAYVLSPLTADDGALELFLDNLDPSIVGQPGTALAPAITGGLDLLAAAQGGAGKAIVLLTDGEGFDDRADAIRAAQRARKENVRLVTVGFGTEGGTSIPVRGPSGVEAKRDERGDIVITRYAPETLAEVARVADGEFIPAGVNDKGTRIARALSSLEARRRASEAGLAMPARYQWLLAVAVLLLLFDAWHSDGGRLPVRWLPLRLRRRFGAAMVAGVAVAAPGAARAQGAGDRALQEFREGRTLESVRSYRDAINRGDRTPRTLYNFGTVLLAADSLDAAIDALERASFGAAPALRDRALYNLGLAQLLRARRAEAEERSASVRGALAAFRTLLLARPKDADARWNYELALRLRKTPPLRAGGGGAREDELSLPQQPRDPSGMSEQQAQQLLDAAARDERDTQTRRRRSPQRDRPPGGKDW; this is encoded by the coding sequence GTGGCGGGGTCCGCTGCCATGATCGCGTGGGAGCGCCCCGTCCTGCTCGCCTTCTCGCTACTCGTCGCCGTGCTGGGAGCGACAGCGGCCTGGCTGTGGCAGCGCCGGCGCGCCGAGCGGCTCGCAGCGCTCGGCAGCGACGCGGCGTTGCGACGGCTCGCCCCCTCGGCCCGGTCGGCCGCCGGGCTGCGCCGCGCCATCCGGCTGGGGACGGCCGCGGTGCTCACCTCCATTGCGTTCGCCGGCCCGCGATGGGGGACGTCGCGCGAAGTCATTCGCACGCGCGGGGGCGACGTGGTGCTCGCGATGGACGCCTCGCTCTCGATGCTCGCCGACGATGAGCGGCCGACGCGCCTCGAGCGCATGAAACAGGAAGTGCGCCGCTTCCGCGCCGCCTCGCCGGGCGACCGGGTGGCGCTCATCGCCTTCGCCGGCCGGGCGTATGTGCTGTCGCCGCTCACGGCCGATGACGGCGCGCTCGAACTCTTCCTCGACAACCTCGACCCGTCCATCGTGGGCCAGCCGGGGACGGCGCTCGCGCCGGCCATCACGGGCGGCCTCGACCTGCTGGCCGCGGCGCAGGGCGGTGCGGGGAAGGCCATCGTGCTCCTGACCGACGGCGAAGGGTTCGACGATCGCGCGGACGCGATTCGCGCGGCCCAGCGCGCGCGAAAGGAGAATGTGCGCCTCGTCACGGTCGGCTTCGGGACGGAGGGTGGCACGTCGATTCCGGTGCGCGGACCGAGCGGCGTGGAAGCGAAGCGCGACGAGCGTGGCGACATCGTCATCACGCGGTATGCACCCGAGACACTCGCCGAGGTGGCGCGCGTCGCCGACGGCGAGTTCATTCCCGCCGGCGTCAATGACAAGGGAACGCGCATCGCGCGCGCCCTGTCGTCACTCGAGGCGCGACGCCGCGCCTCGGAAGCAGGGCTCGCGATGCCCGCGCGGTACCAATGGCTGCTCGCCGTGGCCGTCCTCCTGCTGCTCTTCGATGCCTGGCATTCCGACGGCGGACGGCTCCCGGTGCGGTGGCTCCCGCTGCGCCTGCGCCGGCGGTTCGGCGCTGCGATGGTGGCTGGCGTCGCCGTCGCGGCGCCCGGTGCGGCGCGCGCGCAGGGGGCCGGCGATCGCGCGCTGCAGGAGTTCAGGGAAGGGCGCACCCTCGAGTCGGTGCGCAGCTATCGGGACGCGATCAATCGCGGCGACCGCACGCCGCGCACGCTCTACAACTTCGGCACGGTGCTGCTCGCCGCCGACTCGCTCGACGCGGCCATCGACGCGCTCGAACGGGCCAGCTTCGGTGCCGCTCCCGCGCTGCGCGACCGCGCGCTCTACAACCTGGGACTCGCCCAGTTGCTCCGCGCCCGGCGCGCGGAGGCGGAGGAACGCTCCGCGTCGGTCCGCGGCGCGCTGGCGGCCTTCCGCACGCTCCTGCTCGCGAGGCCGAAGGATGCGGATGCGCGCTGGAACTACGAGCTGGCACTGCGCCTGAGGAAGACGCCGCCGCTGCGGGCGGGGGGCGGCGGCGCGCGCGAGGACGAGCTGTCGTTGCCGCAGCAGCCGCGCGATCCCTCGGGAATGTCCGAACAGCAGGCGCAGCAGCTGCTCGACGCCGCCGCCCGCGACGAACGCGACACGCAGACGCGCCGCCGCCGTTCGCCGCAGCGCGACCGCCCCCCGGGAGGAAAGGACTGGTGA
- the mutL gene encoding DNA mismatch repair endonuclease MutL, giving the protein MPLIAVLPSTVADQIAAGEVVERPASVVKELVENALDAGATSIDLAAQEGGRALVRISDDGVGMVRDDAVLAIERHATSKIRTAADLVGVASFGFRGEALPAIGSVARLEIDTATDDGAGTRVRVEGGTLVAVSEVARRRGTTVTVSDLFFNVPARLKFLRGARSEWRAIMEVLTTMALTRRDVRFSVTHDAKALLTLPPASGLRDRVAALWSVTLADALVAVDDVSGPFRVSGLVERPSDVGTAARRVFVSVNGRAVRDAGIVRAAEAAYRSTIPAGVRPTVLLELELPGGDVDVNVHPAKAEVRFRDRWPIERAVERAVRRALGTEDAAVWFGAAPAAGAAIQYFPRDVDVELLRAPTHAAGDVPLFVDQDADANAASASGDDATAASTPAAADFAVPRTEHPTVPVPPHPAEAAVPPLFQLRRTFIAFERADGLVLIDQHSAHERVLYERFLGAMERGDAPAQRLLFPLTLHLSPAEADAFDANRDLLARLGFEAEAFGGASVLVQATPNPHPRFDAERCLRETLQALTGDRTASTHARHEHLAATVACKAAIKAGDVLAGGEMRALYLALVGTSLPAHDVHGRATIVHLSWDELERRFGRR; this is encoded by the coding sequence GTGCCCTTGATTGCCGTCCTCCCCAGCACCGTCGCCGACCAGATCGCGGCGGGCGAAGTCGTCGAACGTCCCGCGTCCGTCGTGAAGGAGCTGGTGGAGAATGCGCTCGATGCGGGCGCCACCAGCATCGACCTCGCGGCGCAGGAAGGCGGACGCGCGCTCGTGCGCATCAGCGACGACGGCGTCGGCATGGTGCGCGACGACGCCGTGCTCGCCATCGAGCGCCACGCCACGTCGAAGATCCGCACCGCCGCCGATCTGGTGGGCGTCGCCTCGTTCGGGTTTCGCGGCGAGGCGCTCCCCGCCATCGGCTCGGTGGCGCGCCTCGAAATTGACACCGCCACGGACGACGGGGCGGGGACGCGCGTGCGGGTCGAGGGCGGCACGCTCGTGGCCGTGAGCGAGGTGGCCCGGCGGCGCGGGACCACCGTCACCGTCAGCGATCTCTTCTTCAACGTGCCGGCGCGACTCAAGTTCCTGCGCGGCGCACGCAGCGAGTGGCGCGCCATCATGGAGGTGCTCACCACGATGGCGCTGACGCGGCGTGACGTGCGCTTCTCCGTCACGCACGATGCCAAGGCGCTGCTTACGCTGCCGCCCGCCTCGGGGCTCCGCGACCGCGTCGCGGCCCTCTGGAGCGTGACGCTCGCCGACGCGCTCGTTGCCGTGGATGACGTGAGCGGGCCGTTTCGCGTCAGCGGACTCGTGGAGCGTCCCTCGGACGTCGGCACGGCGGCGCGCCGCGTCTTCGTCTCCGTCAACGGGCGCGCCGTGCGCGACGCGGGCATCGTGCGGGCGGCCGAGGCCGCGTATCGCTCCACCATCCCCGCCGGTGTGCGCCCGACGGTTCTGCTCGAGCTCGAGCTGCCCGGCGGCGACGTGGACGTCAACGTGCACCCGGCCAAGGCCGAGGTGCGATTCCGCGACCGCTGGCCGATCGAGCGCGCCGTGGAACGCGCCGTGCGCCGCGCCCTGGGCACGGAGGACGCCGCCGTCTGGTTCGGCGCCGCGCCCGCGGCGGGCGCGGCCATTCAGTACTTCCCGCGCGACGTCGACGTGGAGCTGCTGCGCGCCCCCACGCACGCGGCCGGGGACGTTCCGCTGTTCGTGGACCAGGACGCCGATGCGAATGCCGCATCGGCGTCAGGTGACGACGCGACTGCCGCGTCGACACCTGCTGCGGCGGACTTCGCCGTTCCGCGCACCGAGCACCCCACCGTGCCCGTGCCCCCGCACCCGGCGGAAGCCGCGGTGCCCCCGCTATTCCAGCTCCGCCGCACCTTCATCGCCTTCGAGCGCGCCGACGGCCTCGTGCTCATCGATCAGCACAGCGCGCACGAGCGCGTGCTGTACGAACGCTTCCTCGGCGCCATGGAGCGCGGCGATGCGCCCGCGCAGCGGCTCCTCTTTCCGCTCACGCTGCACCTGTCGCCGGCCGAAGCGGATGCCTTCGATGCCAACCGCGATCTGCTGGCGCGGTTGGGCTTCGAGGCCGAGGCGTTCGGCGGCGCGTCGGTGCTCGTCCAGGCCACGCCCAACCCGCACCCGCGTTTCGATGCCGAACGCTGCCTGCGCGAGACGCTGCAGGCGCTGACGGGCGACCGCACCGCCAGCACGCACGCGCGGCATGAGCACCTCGCCGCGACGGTGGCGTGCAAGGCCGCCATCAAGGCGGGCGACGTGCTGGCGGGTGGGGAAATGCGCGCGCTGTACCTGGCGCTGGTTGGCACGTCGCTTCCCGCGCACGACGTGCACGGGCGCGCCACCATCGTTCACCTGTCATGGGACGAGCTTGAGCGGCGCTTCGGACGACGCTGA